The following DNA comes from Enterocloster bolteae.
GAAAGGATATATATATTAATCTCCGGATTTGACTGGTGAATAATCCTGCTGGCTTCCAGGCCGGTCATTCCCGGCATCAGCATATCCATGAATACAATATCGATCACGTCCTCTTTACAAGCCCGCACCGCCCCCTCGCCGGTTCCCGTCATATGAACCACCTTGAACGCACTGTCCTTCGCAATCATTATATTCAGCGCTTCGCGCATAAGTATATCATCATCAGCTATCAAAACCCTGTACATGATTACTCAGTCCTTTCTTCATAATGTTCAGGCCATAGTAAAATAGTTTTTGATCCCTTGTTTCTGTAGCTTTCTGAGATTATGCTGTACTCCTCTCCAAACAGGCGCTTCATTTTTTCCCTGGCGTATTCCATGCCCATTTTGATGTAATATCCTTCGTGTTTGTCTTTGTATGTTTCATACTTGATATCCAGCTCAGCTTCCGTCAACCCCGGACCGGTATCATTAATTTCCAGCACTACATTACCGTTGCGCACGTAACCCGTTACAGTGATCTGTCCGCCTTCTTTTTTCAGCATCACGCCATTATAAAAAGCATTTTGGATAAAGGGCATCAATACGTCGGAGGGCATCTTCTGCATATGCAGGTTTTTCGGTACCTGAATCGAATATTCCAGCCGGTCTCCCGTCTTTTTTTTCTGAAACAGCAGATACTGTTCCGCATGTTCAAGCTCTCCGGAGATGTGCACGAAGGTACTCTTTTCCATGTATTTATACTTTATATAATCAATGAAAGAGCTCAGCAGTTCGTTTGTTCTGGGCGCGTCCTCTATAATTGTCAAATTAAGCAGCGATGTCAGCATGTCCAGAAGTTCATACTGGTTGCCGCGCATTTCCAGCTCCTGTACTCTCTTGTTCTTCTGTACAATCTCCTTGGCGTAACCATGGTTTACCGTCTGTATCTTTTTAATACGCTTTTTTAAAATATCTTCCTGGAGATGCTGGCTGATCTCGTTCTCACTTAACTGATTGATAACCAGAAAAACAAGATTGGCTATGTCCAGAAATTTTTCATATGAATAAACAGGAATTTCATCGAGCAACGATTTGTATTGGACCACCGCTTCATCCGCTTTTGCCGCGTGCATCACGGACGATAACCGGCTCACCGAATCGGGTGCGTCATTACATTGGATTTGACCGCCGATAAACCCGCCCAGATAATGACCGCGCACGATAATTGGTATCGCAACCTCCAAAAGTCCGCATGGGCAGAAGTATACGTTTGTTTTCTGTGTAACCGCTGCCTGGATGGATCCGAACGCATCGGATGATTTGCACCGTTCCATTGCCACCGGATTGTTCCGGACCTTTTCACAGTATCGTGAAAAGGATGTAGCAGATGTAATGGGATCCCCCTTAAAATCCACGGTTATAAAAGCCAGCCCGGTTGCTTTGGAAAGGCTCTCCTGAATGGTCTCCAGTTTCTCTTTTCCGAACAGATGAATGATATCCAGTTCGTTGATACGGTCCTCTTCATTTATGCTTAGATATTCATCCAATGCATCTGGTTCCACTTCATCCATGTGCATCATCTTGTGATATTCCGCCATCTGATTATCCCTCTCTTTACTGCCTGTCACTGCTATTTTATCACTTTTATTTCTTTATAACAATCATCTTTCAATGCAGAGGGTTGGATTGGAACGGCAAAAGGCCGTGCTGTATCCCTTTGGGCGGCACGGTCTTATGTCTATCTTGTCATAAGGCATCTGTTCTGTATTTCATCTGTATATTAATAGATGCTTAATAAAATTTCCTTAATAGCCTCTGTTCCAGCTTCTCTCGGATTACTTATAAGACAATTATCCATAAGAGCATTGTCAGTCATATTCTGAAGCTGCCCCTCATACGCTTCTCTGCTGATTCCCAGCTCTCTGATAGATGCCGGCATATCCATACAGCACATCAGAGACCGAATCAGCTCCTCAAGGGTTTTAACAGCCATCTCCGGGGCCTCGTTCATACCGACTAACTGAACTTTATATGCAAGAGTCGCATACTTGTTCATAATATCATGGTTGACGCTGTTATACTCAATCACCTTATTTAACAGCATAGCGTTGGCTAACCCGTGAGGAATATGGAAGGTTCCCCCAAGCTGATGAGCGATGCTGTGATTCAACCCCAGGCCCGCTGTGTTGAAAGCCATGCCTGCTAGTGTGGACGCCTCATGCATCAGGGTTCTCGCTTCCAGGTTTTTTCCGTCCCGGTAGCATTTTAAGAGAGCTTTGATCAGCAGTTCCGTTGCCTTTTCCGACAATGCGTCGGAGAACACATTGCAGCCGTTCGCAACATAGGCTTCCAAAGCATGTGTCAGCACATCCATACCCGTATTCGCGGTGATAGCCGGAGGCACAGACAGGGTCAGCCTTGGATCAAGGATCGCCACATCGGCCAGGATATCTTCGGATGAGATCAGATGCTTGCTCTTTGTTTCCGAATCAGTTATCACGGCAGCGGAGGTAACCTCTGAACCGGTTCCGCTGGTTGTGGGGATGGTGACAAACCTGGGTTTGGGAACCAGCTCACGCACACCGGCAAAGTAAATCATTGCCTTTGCCGTATCAATGGCAGAGCCTCCTCCAAAACCGATAACAATATCAGGGCGTACCCTGCAGAGCACCCCAAGCCCCTTGCCCACGATCTCAATGGTGGGATCCGGTATAGCCTGGTCGAACAGCTCCACAGAGTTGCTTGAGTCCAGAGAATCCAGTATATAATTGATTGCCCCACTCTCCGCAAGAAATTTGTCGCATACAACCAGAATCCGTTTTTTACGGATCTTACGCAGGTATTCCATTGCATAATTTCCGCTTCGTATCTTTGTTTTTATATATACATTTGACATGTGCGCTTCTCCTTTACATTAACGGATACTGAAGGCATCCGTCATGACGCATTTGCGCTTTCTGCAGAAGGTTCTCGGCGATGTCAGACCTTCTCCTGTGGGACCGGCAATTGTAAATGTGGTATAGCCCTCGCCTCCCACGCCGATACCTGCATAGGATGGAGCGTTTTTTACAAAGATGGTAGTCTCCATGATCTTTGCCATCTTACTGAGCTTTTCTACATTTTTAGAGTGCATCATAGCCGTATGGCGGTTTCCATGCTCCGCCTGATGGGCATATTCAATGGCTGTATCCACATCGGATACACGTACAACAGGGAGAATCGGCATCATCATTTCCTCCTGAACAAGCAAATGATCCTTGGGGACTTCCATGATGATCACCCTCACGCTGGCATCCACTGTAATACCCAGCTTATCCAGGATATAGCGGGCGCTCTTTCCTACAAAGGATGTCTTGGGACCGCCTTTTTCCGTAGTAACAAGCGCTACCAGCTGCTCTAACAGCATTGGATCCGTGATCTGGTACGCGCCGTTTTCTTTCATGTGGTGGATCAGATAATCGCAGATCGAGTCTACTGCAAACACTTCCTTCTCCGCGATACATGGAACGTTATTGTCAAAGCTGCATCCATCCACAATATCCTTTGCCGCTTTGTCAATGTCAGCCGTCTCATCGACCACTACCGGAGGATTGCCTGCCCCTGCGCCAATCGCCTTTTTGCCGGAGGAAAGGACTTTCTTTACAATAGAAGGTCCTCCTGTGGCTACCAGGAGGCGGACACTTGGGTTGTCGATCATCTTATTGGTATTTTCAATGGACGGTTCTTCCACCATGGTAATCAGGTTTGGCGGTGCGCCGTTGTCAATCAGCGCCTTGTTCAACATTTTCACCGTCATCTGTGAAACTTTTTTGGCTCTGGGATGAGGGCTGAAAACAACCGTATTGCCGCCGGCAATCATTGAAATGGAATTGTTGATGATTGTCTCGGTGGGATTGGTGGTAGGCGTAATAGCACCGATTACCCCAAATGGGCAGTATTCCACTAAGGTCAGACCGTTGTCACCGGTAATGGCCTCGGTCAGCAAATCCTCTGTACCGGGTGTTTTCTCGGCAGCCAGGCGGTTTTTGATTAATTTGTGTTCATAGTCACCAATCTCGGTTTCTTCCACAGACAGCCTGGAAATCAGCTCAAGATTCTCTCTCTTGATTATGGTTGACCGGATCACATCCACATATTTTTGTCTGTCTGAAATTTTTGAGAACAACAGCTTTTTCTGGGCCTCTTCAGAAGCGGCAATGGCCTCATCCATTGTCTTAAACACACCGTACCGTTCTAATTTGGGTGCTGTAAACTTCAGAGGCTGCTCTGCCTTAATCTCTTTTAAAGCCTGTTCTACCAGCTGTTCAATTACTTTTATATCCATATCCAAGCGTATCACACCTTCTTTCATTTATGCGCAGTCGGCAGCGGCATTCCATGCAATGCCAAGAGGGGTAACAAGGAGCGCATCATTTGTCTTAACAGTTGTTATCCCTAATGCCTTCTCAAATGTCTGTTCAAACTCGTCAAAACAACTGGCTCCGCCTACTACATAGACGCAGTCCACATCATAACCGGAAAGGAATCGCTTTACAATCGAAGCCATTTTCTCTACCACCGGTTTTATAATAGGAAACACATCATTTTCCTTGTCCTTATCCTTTTTCAGCTTTTCTGCTTCTTCGATCGGGATTCCATAATATCCGGCCAGGACCAGAGTCATATGGGTTCCTCCGGTTGGCTCATCAGCGGTAAAAATTACCTTTCCATCTTTCAGTATACTGATTCCGGTGGTTCCGCCGCCCACATCCACAACCGCGCCGTCTGTGATCTCCAAAACGGAAGCTGCCGCAGTCGGTTCATCGATCACATTGATCACTTCAAATCCTGCGCCTTCCACCACATTGGAAATGCATTTCACATTCCCATCCATAATACCCGGAGGAACCGCGGTGGCCGCTGTCTCCAATGTTACTCCAAGCAGTTCTTCCAGCTGAGCTTTCAGTCTGCGGACCGTCTGCATCGCGCCGACGAAATCCACCACAATGCCGTCCTTTACCACTTTGGAAACCGCAGTCGCACCTGCAACGGGATGGTTATCTTCGTCTGTGACAGCAATCACAATATTGGCTGTTCCCAAATCCACGCCCGTCTTTAGGTTCCCTGAATAAGGATTGCACTTGTTTTCCCTAATCAGTTCTGCAAATTCAGACAGCACTTCTTTGGTCATGAGCATATAACCCCTCTTTTCTATCTCTTTAATTTAATGCCGGATGATTACATAATCATTGTTTTTCAGCGCACATGCATTGGCTTCATCCACATCCACATGCATCTCCAATTCAAACTGATCCGACACCCGGATTAATACATCTCCAAATACTCCATGTCTCTCTCCGAATGTTTCCACTTCCACGATATCCTTATCCCATACTCCCATGGCCTCCGCCTGCTGTGGGGTCATATGAATGTGGCGAAGCGCGACAATCGCTCCCTGCGGCAGCAGGACCGTTCCCTTTGGTCCCACTAGCTCCAGGCCAGGCGTTCCTGACAAATCTCCTGATTCTCTGATCAGCGCTTTCACTCCAAGCCGAAAGCTGTCCGTTTTGGATATCTCGATCTGGCTCTGTTTTCTGACCGGGCCCAGGATACGTACCCGTTCAAACTCTCCTTTTGGCCCACGGATCGTCACTGTCTCGTTACTGGCGAACTGCCCCGGCTGCTTTAATTCGCCTTTTACAGTTAGTTCATATCCTTTTCCAAACAAGGTCTCAAGATCTTCCCGAGTCACATGAACGTGCCGATTGGATACTCCTACAGGGATTTTATAAGTATTATAGTTTACAACTTTCTCCATTACCCGTTCAGTAATCAGTTTCAGCAGTTCTTCATTTACCATCATGTTCAACCCCTTTCGGAAGTTTATAAACCGGCCGTATTGGCCGGTATATACTTACTGATACATTATAATGACTTTGGTAAGATTTTCTCTACGTCTGTGTGTGGTCTTGGAATTACATGCTGGGAAACTACCTGGCCTACATTGGCCGCAGCGGCTGCGCCTGCATCCACGGAAGCCTTTACTGCGCCTACATCGCCGCGTACCATAACTGTTACAAGTCCGGAACCAATCTTCTCATAACCGATGAGCGCTACATTAGCAGCCTTTGTCATTGCATCTGCCGCCTCAATTGCTCCTACCAAACCTTTGGTCTCAACCATTCCTAATGCTTCGTTTGACATATTTTTTTCCTCCTGAATGATATGTTTTAGTTATTATAGTAAAATTTAAAATGCTAACTGTTTCAACAGCCAGGCCTTGTCGGTCTCTTCCCAACGGAAGCCCTGGTCATCTCTTCCGAAATGGCCGTATGCTGCTGTTTTTAAAAACTGTGGCGTTCTCAGGTTCAGTTCTGAAATATAATCAGCTACTCCAAAGGAAAACACGGATTTAACCAGCTCCTCAATACTGCTGTCCGGTATCCTGCCGGTTCCGAAAGTATTGACTGTAATTGCTTCCGGTCCAATGCCTCCGATCACATAAGCCAGTGCAACCTCACATCGGTCCGCCAGCTCCGCGGCTACAATATTCTTGGCCACATAACGGGCCATGTAAGCGGCCGAACGGTCCACCTTGGTCGGATCTTTTCCTGAAAAAGCGCCTCCGCCGTGTTTTCCCACAGTTCCATAGGTGTCTACCATGATTTTTCTTCCGGTGACACCTGTATCCCCGGCAGGCCCTCCTATGACGAAACGCCCCGTGGGATTCACATGGATCCTTGTCTTCGGCGTGATCCATTGCGGATCAATCACAGGCTCTATGACAGTACAGCGTATAAATGCTTCCAGCAACTTGTGTGAAATATTTTCACTGTGCTGTGTGGATACAACAATACTGTGGATGCAAACCGGCTTTCCCGCCTCATTGTACTTCATTGTAACCTGGGTTTTTCCGTCAGGATACAGAAAGTCTGCTTTCTGAACCTTTCTCACATAAGCCAGACGTTCCGCCAAGCGGTTGGCCAGATGACAGGACAGCGGCATCAGGCTTTCCGTCTCATTGACAGCATAGCCATACATGATACCCTGATCTCCTCCGCCCAGAACTTCTTTGCCGGTTCCGGCGCTTCTGGTAACTCCCATGGAAATATCCGGCGACTGGTTATGTATATTGGTAAAAATCATACATGTATCGGCATCAAACCCTTTTCCATGTTCCGTGTATCCTATGTTTCTGATAATCTCTCTGGCCTTTGCAACAACGTCTACATGACCGCTTGATGTAACCTCACCCGCCAGCATTAGCGTATTGGCAGATGCCATAGCCTCGATCGCCACCCTGGATTTTGGATCCTTTCCCAGATATGCATCCAATATACCGTCTGAAATCTGATCACATACCTTGTCAGGATGGCCCTCTGTTACAGATTCCGATGTCACATAATAAAATCTGTCATCCCGTCCTTCCATCATTCCATCAACCTGCTTTCTTACTGCAATCAGCGGATCGAAAATCCGCTTGTCAACGTACATCTTCTTCTACGGGCGAAATGCCTTGCTGTGGTCGTCCCTTCTCCTGTTGTTGTTGCGATTGTAAAACTGGTGTGACCTTCTTTGTCAAATCCAATTCCCATAAAGGAGGGGCCGTTCTTTACAAATACAGAGGTCTGCATTTCTTTTGCCGCCTGGTTCAAATGTTCGATGGACTCTGAATGAATGGTTGCCGTATGTTTATAACCTTGTTCCACATCCAAAGCAATCTCCAGAGCTTCCTCAAAGTCAGCCGCCTTCACAAGAGGCACAAGAGGCATCAGAAGCTCCAGCGTAACGAACGGATGAATCCGCTCTGTCTCTGCTACGATCAGTTTGATGGTTCCATTACAGGGAATACCTGCATATTCAAGAATTTCATTGGCGCTCCGACCTTCCAGTTTTTTGTTAATCACAAAATCCCCGGTGACTGCCGCGTCCAGAAGTTTTTGAATCTCTTCCTCATTTTTGACATAATAAACTCCATTTTTCAGAAGCTCAAATATAAAACGATCCGCTGCTTTTTCTTCCACAACCATACACTTTTCCGACGTACACATCAGATTGTTGTCAAAAGAAGCTCCACGGACAATGTCCCTTGCAGCCTTTTCGAAATTCGCTGTGGCATCCACGATGGCGACAGGATTGGCTGGTCCGGCTCCGATTACCTTTTTGCCGGAAGTCATGGCCTGGCGCAGCGAGCCGCTACCTCCTGTGCAGACAACCAAATCCACGTCCGGGTGGCTCATAACCTCTGTGGTAAATCCCATCAGGCTTACGTGAAGGGTAACTACCAGGTTATCTATACCGCTGATGCTGCGGATCGTCTCACTGATAATCGTTGTCAAAAACTGTGAAACTTTTACTGCTCTCGGATGTGGGCAATGGATGATCGCATTGCCTGCAGCCAGCATTCCAATGGTGTTACTGATGAGTGTCGCACAGGGGTTGGTGCATGGCTGTACCGCACAAACAATACCAAAAGGGGAAAGTTCATAGAGCGTCATACCGTGGTCACCTGTATTCACTTCTGTTATCAGGTCCTCCACGCCGGGCGTCTTCTCAATGGCAAGCTTTATTTTTTGTGCCTTATCACAGACATTTCCCATGCCTGTTTCTGAAACGGTCATGGCTGCCAGTTCATTGGCAATCGGACGAAGTGCTTTTTTCACTCCTTCCAGAATTTCCTGCCGTTCATTCAGAGTCAGCTTTGAATATCTGCTGTAAGCTCCCTTTGCAGCAGCCACCGCATCGGTCACACTGGAGTAAATACTGCTTTTCATGTCATTCATTACCTCCTTTCCTTAAAAATAATTCATTTTACACTAAATATCCATTGTATCTACAATTCCGATAATCGCCATATCGATGACAGCCTCCCGTTTGGACTGGTCCACGCGGACAGAAGAGCCCGAACCAATCAGGACCGTCTCACCGATTCCGGCTCCGACATAATCCACAGCCACTTCCTCTGAATCAATGAAATTACCGTGTCCATCAATCCGTCTGATAATCATCAGTTTGTAGCCAACCAGCGAATTGTCCTTCCTGGTAGCTACTACTGTGCCTATTATCTTAGCCAATCTCATACTCTTCACATTCCTTTCACGGAGAATCCGGCTGTCTCAGGAGCGTGTTTAAATATTTCTTACCGGAACTCCTGTTCTCCATTAATTCTTTTTGTGCCTTGTAGTACTGGTGCTCTTCGCAGATGTCGTGCGTTTAGCCGTCTTTTTGGGCCTTTCGGGCGGCGTTTCCGGAGAATCCGGGACTTCCGGTTCTGCCGGATCTACGGTCCCGGTCCTGGTCGGTTCTGCTTCAACCAGAGGCTCCGATTTAATTTCTATCGGCTCTGCTTCAATCTTCGGCTCCGGTCCGGCCTCTGCTGGTTCCGCTTCAGTCTCCTGCTCCGTATCTTCCGGCGCTATTTCTTCCAGCCCAGTCTCTTCCGGTTCTCCCGCCTTAACCGCTTCCATTGTCTCAGCCTTTACTTCAACCTCAGCCTCCGTCTCCTCCTGTGCTTCTTTCTTAGGAGGGGAAGGCGGTACTGGTGGCTCAGGACAACAAAATGTCTGATCGACATAGTCGGACGGCCTTGGAATGACCTTCCATGAAACCAGCTTTCCGTTTGCGGTTCCAATCTGCTTTCCTGCATTGACAGCAGCATTGACAGCGCCTACATCCCCGATGATTTTAATGGTCATATATCCAAGACCTTTTGTGTTTTCAATCTCCAGGATCCGTACATTGGCTGCTTTGGCCATGGTATCGGCCACCACAACCGCAGTGGACAGTCCACTGATTTCAACTAATCCCAACGCCTGTTTCATCCTATCACCTCGCTCTCCTGTTTATTTGAATACGATATTCAGAAACTTCGCCCTGTCTTTAGCCAGGTCCGTTACAATATCGCCTTGCTGAAGGAATATAACACCGCCGGATGCAAACTGTTCCACATTGGACGATGATATAACCCTTTTTTTCTTTGTATCAGGATGCTGCGTATCATTTCCCGATGCCGTCTCTCCGGCCGGAGAATGACCAGGGGATTCATAGGGCGCTCTGCCTGTGAATTCATCCACGCTGCATATCTCGACTCCATACTCCAGAATCTGCCTGTAATAATTCATGACCCGGTTCCGGTAAGCAGGTTTTTCCTTTCCGGAAAATCTCGCAAGGCCAGAACGCAGAAGCACTACGCGGCTCCCCTTATCCATGCATTCCGATATCCAGGAGGTTTCGTATGTATCGCTGATACACAATGCAGTTTTTACGAGAACATCTCTCGGAACCACCGGCATCACTGTAATCGCCGTTTCCAGATCCGCAGGTTTTTCACAGGAGCGGTGCAGAATGTGGCTGCAGGCTTTCGTTTCCATGAGTCTTGCTTCATATCCCATGTCCTTCCACGAGGAAGGAATCACAGGTACGATCTCATATTGATCCGACGTTTCCATTTCCCTTAGAAATTCCATGTACCGGTCGCTCCATGGCGACACGCACAGCATATAAAGCTTCTGTCCGGGATGGTTCGCGTTGTCTGCTTTTCTTTCTGCCTCCAGCTCTCCGAGTACACGCAGCACCAGCTCTTTCAACTGTTCTTCGCTGATTTTCAATTCCTTCACCTCGTTTCAAGGAATGCCCCTATCCAACGGATAGGGGCATTCCCCGCTGCAACCGCTGCCAGATAATTGATTCTATCTGCTGCCTTTATTCAAGATGTGGAAGAATCTTCTCAACATCCGTATGAGGGCGTGGAATAACGTGGGTAGATACAACCTCTCCCACTGCTGCCGCAGAAGCTGCGCCGGCATCGGTAGCTGCTTTAACCGCACCTACATCGCCTCTTACCATAACGGTAACAAGTCCGGATCCGATTTTCTCATATCCAACCAGTGTAACGTTGGCAGCTTTAACCATGGCATCCGCTGCTTCAATTGCACCGACCAATCCTTTTGTCTCGACCATACCTAATGCATCTGCATTCATATTAGAACCTCCTTAATTGATTCACATTCTCCAGATTTATCTTATTAGATATATGGAGTTGTTGTAGACTTAGGTTCATCACCTAATGCACCAAGCATTTTCTTGCCCGCTTCGATGGAAGCCTTCACTGCCTGGCGTACAGCGCCGGAATCACCGGTAAATGTGAGGATAACCTCGTTTGAATAGCTGGTTCCGCCGTTACCTGGTGAACAGTAGCCTACCACTTCAACGTTAGCAGCCTTTACCGCGATATCCGCCAGAACCGTGCCGATTGCAGCCGGTCCCGCGCATGTCATGCCGAATGCTCTTCCAACCGGCGCACCCAACGCCTTCTCAAGACAGTAACTGGCTCTTGCGGTATACTGGAACTCCAGATGTCCCGCATCGTTGCCGTATACATCGCCGAAGTATTTTGGAAGAACCTGAAGGGCAATCTCAACTGCTCTTCTGGCATCCGATACATCATCTGCTCCGATATAGATCAAGCTGCCGTGTCCGGCACCGCCCTTCGTATCTCTTGGAAGCTCTACGGAAATGATTTCTGTGTTGGTTGCCTTTACAGCCTCATCAACTGCCCATATCTGAGGGCCCGCTCCGGTTCTGCCTCCCACAATACCGATGGAACGGTATTTACCTAACTTCATAACGTCCACTAACATAGGATCCACGCTGGCAATAACAAGGCCGATCGTATCGCCGATTGCCGTTCCCACAAACTCGGTTAATCCAATATTACCGCAGCATTCTTCCTTTGGCGCCTCTGCCTTGCACTCCTCTTTCCCGATGCCAAGTTCATCGGAAACCTGCTTCATTACTTTCTCAATTAACTGCTGATCCATTTTTCTTCCTCCATTCTAAAATCTTGTCTAACCGCCAATGATACATTGAAAACCATAACTCTCCACCACTGCCTTACATTCCTCCAGATCCTCCGGAGCCAGCGGCTTAATTTGTTTCAGTGTGTAATCCTGGCCCAACAAACCATACTTGTTTTCGCCAAAGGAATGATACGGCAGCAGATGTATAGTCCGTATACCCACCAGGGTTCTGGCAAACTCTGCGATCGCCTTAATATCCTCCACCGAGTAGTTAAAGCCCGGAATCACCGGAACACGGATTACAGTATTGGATATTTTACAGATCTCGGGAGCATTTTTAATAACCAGGTCATTGCTAACCCCCGTGAACTTTTTATGCTGCTCAC
Coding sequences within:
- the pduB gene encoding propanediol utilization microcompartment protein PduB, which codes for MDQQLIEKVMKQVSDELGIGKEECKAEAPKEECCGNIGLTEFVGTAIGDTIGLVIASVDPMLVDVMKLGKYRSIGIVGGRTGAGPQIWAVDEAVKATNTEIISVELPRDTKGGAGHGSLIYIGADDVSDARRAVEIALQVLPKYFGDVYGNDAGHLEFQYTARASYCLEKALGAPVGRAFGMTCAGPAAIGTVLADIAVKAANVEVVGYCSPGNGGTSYSNEVILTFTGDSGAVRQAVKASIEAGKKMLGALGDEPKSTTTPYI